Proteins encoded within one genomic window of Fragaria vesca subsp. vesca linkage group LG1, FraVesHawaii_1.0, whole genome shotgun sequence:
- the LOC101293928 gene encoding uncharacterized protein LOC101293928 yields the protein MSAVSCNIFNKREDDFPSLREYNDYLEEVEDMTFNLIEGIDVPAIEAKIAQYQEENAEQIMINRARKAEELAAALAASKGQPVQNDTDFALNQGSQAGFGTSMQGQYAPTISGQPRPLGMGGPQPLPLGGMHDMHGYDDEEMMQLRAERGPRAGGWSPKISRKRALEEAFSSIWVS from the exons ATGAGTGCTGTGTCTTGTAATAT ATTCAATAAACGAGAAGACGATTTTCCTTCCTTGAGAGAATACAATGATTACTTGGAGGAAGTAGAGGATATGA CGTTTAACTTGATCGAAGGAATAGATGTCCCTGCTATCGAAGCCAAAATTGCACAGTACCAGGAAGAAAATGCTGAACAAATAATGATTAATAGAGCCCGCAAG GCTGAAGAACTAGCCGCAGCTCTAGCAGCAAGCAAGGGTCAACCTGTACAAAATGATACTGATTTC GCACTGAACCAAGGCTCTCAAGCAGGATTTGGTACTAGCATGCAGGGGCAATATGCACCTACAATTTCGGGTCAACCTCGACCTTTGGGCATGGGCGGCCCCCAACCACTGCCACTCGGAGGGATGCATGATATGCATGGATATGATGATGAAGAAATGATGCAGCTGCGAGCAGAGAGAGGTCCGAGGGCAGGAGGATGGAGTCCAAAGATAAGCAGGAAGAGGGCCCTTGAAGAAGCCTTCAGTAGCATTTGGGTTTCATAG